One Pseudomonadales bacterium genomic window, TTCATCATCATCCTGCAAAATGGCCACCGGCAAGTCTAAAGTCGTGGTATAACGACACCAAGCCACACAACCACCCACTTCAAAGCCAGAACCCAGCCCAGCAAACCCTTGCAAGGGTTTACCTTGTTCCTGTGTAATGAGCGCGGCCAACTCGTCAAAATGAGCCTCGATTTTATCCGCAACCTCATTAATTTTTTGCTTGCGGGTTGCCATATCAACCTTACTCCAGGTCTTAAACGCCTTTTGTGCGGCGACAACAGCCTGATCCAAATGTTCTTGCTTGGCCACTGGACACTGGGCAACCAATGCTTCTGTCGCTGGGTTTAACACATCGAAGTAGTCTTGGGTATCAACCTTCTTACCATCAATAATTAACGAATACTGAGCCATATCATATCCTCATTTAGGCGCTTTTAACGCTCTGCCTGTTCTATAAAAAATTGTCGAAAACTGCTTACCAACCTAATCTAACCTTAGGGTTCGCTAGGCCTTTTATAGTCACCTTGATTAGATCACCCCTTGGTGATGACCTCCTTGACACCCTGATAGCAATCCAGGGTAGCAAGTAGAACAAATTCCCTCAATCTTTTCTTGCTCTACAGGGAAGTCAGGATTGTATTAGAGAGAAGTTCTTGAAGGATCCTCATTCAGCATCGAACAAAAAATGGAAAGACAAACCAAACTCTGAAATTCACACTCTATTCAACCCCACCCTTAATTGTTATAGAATAGGCGCTTTTTGATTGTCACCAGTCACTCCTCTTTAAGTGCAAACTAAGCCTTTTCAAACCGCAGGTTAACCGACATTATCACTATGCTAAGGGTTAAAACTACACGATGTTTTGCAGTGTTTATTCTCTTCTTTACCCATTTTTCCTTTGCCGAGCCATCAATAGAACTGCAAGACAAGCAGGTGATTAATCGCTCAACCTTTGTGGTTGGAAAGGTCAGCAGCAACTTTAGAAAACACCGTAAAATGCTGGCTCCGATGGCAGCATATCTCGCTAAAAACATGTCCGACTTAGGCATTCAATCAGGCGCAGTACTGCTCGCCAAAAATAATGAGGAAATGATCCAATTCCTGAAGCAGGGCAAGGTTGACTTGGTAACTGAAACCCCTTTTTCCGCAATGCTCTATACTTTAGAAGCACCCGCTGAACCTATTGTACGAAAATGGAAGAAAGGGGTTCCCACCTATTACTCTATCATCTTTGCTCGCAATGACAGCGGCATTAACCAACTTTCCGATTTACCTGGAAAAACGTTGGCATTTGAAGATCCCGGCTCAACCAGCGCATACATGCTACCGTTAGCAACGTTATTGCGTCAGGGGTATACATTAGTCGCAAAAGAATCTAAAAACTTCATAGTACCGGATGACATGATTGGCTATATCTTCAGCGGCGCTGAACAACACACCTCTCAGCTCGTGATTCGCGGTGTTGCCGACGCTGGTGCCATTAGCAATTTGGACTGGGACAAACCGGATCATATCCCTATCGCCCACAAACGCAACTATCACATTATTCACCGTTCCAGCGCTATCCCACGCGCCATCGAAGTCATTCGAAGTGATCTAGACGCTAATATTAAAGCCCGCACCAAAGCACTCTTGCTCAATGCACACAATGATCCACAGGCATCGCGCGCACTCAAGCGTTATCAAAAAACCAAACGCTTTGACGAGCTAGACGAAGAAACGCTGATACGCCTGGAAGAAATAAAGAAATTTTCTTATCTGTTCAGTACACCAAATTAACCAGCCTTTAGCTGAGCCGGCATTTTATCTAAACTGCTTTTAAGACGTCGTTAATTACCTAAAATCAACAATAAGACAACCCCGTTGTCCTCTCCTGAAGTTATTTGACTTAAACCAACTTGATTCATGATAATGGGAGCTCGCGTGCAGTTATAAGCTCTTCAGCAAAAAAACAATTAATATCAAATCGTTAAAGGCGAACCGAAAGTTTAGAGAGGCTTTATGACTGGAAAAAAAGCCAGCCCCGACAGCGTTCATCCGACAAAAACGGACCGACGCAGCTTCAATACCTGGGAAACCTTTACATCAATGGCGCGAGTCGGTATCTCGTTGCCACTGCTATTTACCCCGCAACTTGTCAGCCTGGGCACGGAACTCACTCGTATCATCTCCGGAAAATCAACCTTACAGCCGGGGCTAAATGATTATCGCTTTAAAGACCCCGCCTGGGAAACCAACCCCATCTATAAGGCGTCAATGCAAACCTACCTTGCCTGGTGTGGCTACCTACAAGGGTTGATCGACGAAACCCCGCTCAGCGAAGATGAAAAACTCCAGGCAAAAACCGCTATCGAACGGCTTACCCATTCGCTTTCTCCTAGCCATCCGGGAGCTAGTTTAGATGCCGTTCAGCACACGATCAAAGCACGCGGCGCCAGTCTGGTTCACGGACTTAATCGCATGACGAGTGATGTGCTGGGACTCGAAGAACCCGTAATCTCCTCGGTGTCAAGCAAACTAACCATTGGCAAGGATATCGCGATCACCGCAGGCTCAGTTGTTTTTCGCAACGAGCTGCTCGAATTAATTCAATATAAAACTGTCTCCGCCAAGGTGTATCGCGAACCCATTTTGTTAATTTCATCACCCATCAACAAGTTCTATATCTATGATCTATATCCGCATAACAGCCTAACCCATTATCTGGTTGAAGCCGGGTTCCAAGTCTTTACTTTAAGTTGGCGCAACCCCAGCCAGAAACACAAGCATTGGAATCTAGAGTCTTATATTGAGTCACTCCTGGATGCTACCGAAACTGTCCATGCCATCTCGGGAAATACAAAACTCCATTTATTTGGCTACTCCGCAGGAGGCATATTCGCAGCGTTACTAAGCAGCATCCTCGCACAACGCGATGGCATCGAAGCAACCACAGCAAGTTTTGTTGTTACTAATTTTTATACGCAGACACGCGCGCAGGTGGGTATTGCCATCAGTCAACAAATGCTACTGGCGGCTAAAACTCTACTCAAACTAAGAGGCATTTTGGAGGGTAAGGAATTAGCACGTATGTTTGCCTGGTTACGACCCAATTGTTTGCTCTGGAATGCCTGGACTTGTAATTATTTTGCAGGGGAGGATCAGCCTACCGCTGATGTTCGCTACTGGAATACCGATATACCACGCATACCCAACTCACTATTCTGTGATTTTCTTGATCTCTATAGCGACGATTATCTGCTGCAACCAGGCCACCTTACTTTGTGTGGCTATCCTGTCGACTTGTCATTGATAACTGGTGATAAATACTTTGTCGCTGGCTCCAGTGACCACATCACGCCCTGGGAATACTGTTACCAAAGCAGCTTAAAGTTGAGTGGTCAACGCGAGTTTGTGCTGGTAAATCGTGGCCATATGCGCTCTCTCATTTGTCCCGAAGGCAGTAAAGCCGCCCGTTTTTATACCAATACTCGAGCTGATGAAAATTACAGTGACTGGCTATCGGAGGCCACCCAACATCAAGGCTCCTGGTGGTCACACTGGATTGATTGGCTACAACAACGGAGTACAAATACAAAAAATAACTTACATAAACTTGGCAACACCGAATTTCCACCTTTGGCTCCCGCGCCCGGCAAATACGTCATCGAGTGACTTTATCTCACTATGGAATGGCGGGGGGAGTCGTCGGCTTCCGCACGAAAAAGCCACACTACCCCAACCGCAAGTCCTACTTACTGATTAGCCTAATGCCTCTTTGGCTGGGACATAATCATAATCAAGCGCATCACTCACTGCTCGATAGGTAACTTTACCCTGATGTACATTCAGGCCATTCATTAAATGTGGGTCATCCAACAGTGCTTGCTTGTAACCTTTGTTTGCCAAGGCCAGAGCGAAAGGCAGGGTTGCATTATTCAATGCCATCGTCGATGTACGAGCGACACCACCGGGCATATTCGCCACACAATAATGGATAATATCGTCCACGACATAGGTCGGCGACTGATGGGTGGTCGCTTTCGACGTTTCAAAGCAGCCACCTTGATCGATAGCCACATCGCAAACCACCGAGCCAGGTCGCATATTCGCCAGATGTTCTTTACGTAACAACTTGGGTGCCGCAGCACCAGGAATGAGTACCGCACCGATCACTAAATCTGCACTGGCTGAATAATAATCAATAGCGTCAACTGTGGAGTAAACCGTTTTAATTTGATTACCAAACAAATCATCCAGCTCACGCAAGCGAGGTGTTGAGCGATCCAAAATTATCACATCGGCACGCATGCCCACCGCCATTTGTGCAGCATTGGTGCCAACTACGCCGCCACCGATAATAAGCACTTTCCCTGGAGCAACGCCAGGCACACCACCCAAGAGCACACCCGAACCACCCTGGGCTTTCTCCAGATGATGCGCCCCGGCCTGAATCGACATACGCCCCGCCACTTCGCTCATCGGTGCTAACAGCGGTAATCCACCACGTGCATCTGTCACCGTTTCATAGGCAACACAAGTCGCGCCGGAAGCCACCAACAACTCTGTCTGCTGAGGATCTGGCGCTAAATGCAAATAAGTATAGAGCAACTGCCCTTCTCGTAGCATTTTGCACTCGTTGGGCTGCGGTTCTTTAACCTTAATGATCATCTCAGCCTGCGCGAATATTTGCTCCGCCGACTCCTCAACTCTCGCTCCAGCGGCAATATATTGGTCATCGGTAAAACCAATAGAGGCGCCTGCATTTCGCTCCACCACCACCACATGGCCATGCGCCGCCAACTCCCGTACAGAACTTGGCGCTAAACCAACACGATACTCATGATTTTTTATTTCTTTTGGCACACCAATCAACATTTTTTACCCCCTAATAGATTAGATTTTATATTTAGAATATGTGGCTATTATATTGATAATAATCTAGTGTTTTTTCTTTATTTAATGAATAAAATAGTCGTTTCAACTACTATTTTTAAAAAAACAGTAATTCCAACTATTTAAACCACCCGTATGAAACCCTCTGCCGCACAATTAAACCGAATTGACCGACACATTCTCCGCATTCTGCAACAGGAAGGACGCACCTCCTACGCCGAACTCGCACGTCAAGTCGGTTTGACCACAACGCCCTGCATAGAGCGGGTTAAACGTCTGGAAAGAGAGGGCTATATCAAGGGTTACACCGCCATCCTAACGCCCGAGTTCCTAGACGCCGGACTAATTGTATTTGTACAGATTCGACTCGCCCGCACCTCTCCCGAAACCTTTGAGGATTTTAAGCACGCGGTGATTAACTTGCCGGAAGTACAAGAATGTTATTTGGTGTCCGGTAATTTTGACTACCTGCTGAAAGCTCGGGTTGCCAATATGGCTGCCTATAGAGAGTTTCTCGGCGAGACACTGCTAACGGTGCCGGGTGTGAACGAGTCTACCAGTATCGTGGTAATGGAGGCGGTCAAAGAGACCTTGACCATTCCTATCTCTTATCAATAACCCAAGAGCCGGACAGCATGATTTATGACTACATCATTATTGGCGGCGGTATTATTGGACTAGCCACGGCCTGGCAACTACAGCAGCAACAACCGCAACCCTCAATTCTACTGTTGGAAAAAGAGTCCGATTTCGCCCAACACCAAACCGGTCGCAATAGCGGGGTTATCCATGCTGGTGTCTACTATGCTCCGGGTAGTTTGAAAGCGCGTTTTTGCCGTGAAGGTCTCGCCGCCACGTTGACATTTTGTCATCGCTACAACATACCTTATCAGCAATGTGGAAAGCTTTTGGTTGCAACTAATAAGCTTGAAGCACAGCGCATGGCAGCATTGCGCGAACGCTGCGAGCAAAACCAGATCAGCGTCACGGCATTAAGCCAAAACCAACTCAAGGATAGAGAACCGGCAATAAACGGTATTGGCGCCCTTTATGTGGAAACAACAGGGATCGTTGATTACTTAGCGGTGTCTCGACGGATGGCTAGAGAATTTAGCACTGCTGGCGGCAAGTATTTACTAGAGCACGAAGTTGTTGGCTTATCTGAGTCCAGCGAGGAAGTGTTAGTAAACACTAAGCATGACACATTTCGCTGTCGCTTTTTAATCACTTGCGCAGGTTTGATGGCGGATCGCATGGCGCGACTACTTAGCATTCCGATTGATTTCCAGATCATTCCCTTTCGTGGTGAGTACTATCAACTTCCTGCTCGGCTCAACGGGCTGATCAAGCATCTGGTCTACCCAATTCCTGATCCCGCCTTACCCTTCCTTGGGGTGCACTTGACCCGCATGATCGATGGCTCAATCACGGTTGGCCCTAACGCGCTGCTGGGCTGGAAGCGCGAAGGCTACGGCAAATTTAACCTGAATATAAAAGACAGCTATGAAATGCTTAGCTTTCCTGGTTTTTGGGCTAGTATGAAGCAGCAATTCATACCCGGTTTAGTGGAGCTCAAAAATGCCTGGTTCAAGTCAAGCTACCTGAAACAGGTGCAGAAATATTGTCCTCAAATCCAAACAGACGACTTACTACCTCATGCCACCGGAATCCGTGCGCAGGCAGTTTTAAAAGACGGCTCGATGGTACAGGATTTTTTATTTGCTGAGTCGCACAGGTCTTTGCATGTGTGCAATGCACCTTCTCCGGCTGCAACGTCCGCCATCCCCATCGGCAACTATATCTGTGAAAAAATTCGTTTAAAGCACGATAAATTAAGCCGGCGTTGAATGCACAGTGTGCTATTTATCATCTCCGCGAACATGAATTATGCCCGTCATTTCGGGATGAGGACCACAGCGGTAAGGGAAACTACCTGCTCTCTCAAAGGTTCGCTCAAACACTTCGTCAGGCCAGAAATACTCACCATCCTTTTCATCTAGCGCCTCAAAATAAACACTATGGTACTGGCGTTTTTCCTTATTTACCCAGCGGACTGTGTCGCCTTTATTAATTGTCAGCTCTTGAGGGATGTACTGTTTTTTAAAAATTTCCACCTCAACTGTATCGGCCTGAGCAAGATTGGCTAGAATCAGCATAATAACCAAAAATAGGTGTTTATTATTGAGTACAGCGCAGAGATATTGCCCCATCATTTTGTCTACCTTTATCAGTGATTTAATCACGAATATCGATACCACCTATGCTAACATTTTGTTTCGGTGACTTTAAATCCCCGCAATTTTGCGGGGAACCCCCCGAACGTTTATCGCTCAACCGCGTTAACCTCAACCTCAGCATTATCAAACGCCAACTTATAGCCCAATGAAACATGGTGATAACGCGCATTACTGTAATCATCGTGGATAGCAAAACCAAAATTGTAGACCTGATCCAGCGCTAAACTAATATCATCCGGCCGGTCAGACTTGAGTGGTCGTTTGATTTCAACGACCCACTGACCATTCTGATTAATGGCATTAAACTCGCCGATGGAATTTTCGTGCATGACTCGATCTGCCAAGATCGCACCATCTTCCACTTTGTCTTCTCCGGCTTTATAGCGAATGATGTCCATGTAATGTCCTGCACTGAATTCCGCCTTGATTTCATCTTCGGTTTTGCGCTGATCCCAACCACCCAAGGGCTTGTCGTTGCGGCCACGAATCTCAATATCCGTTCGGCTTTCAGTGAGATACTTCGTCACATCCTGACCCTGCGGTGCATATGGCATACTGTTGAGATCGGCATGACAGGTGCCCCAGCAACCAGCTCTATCAGCATATTCCACATCATCCGTAGCCAGCATGACGGCCAATTTCATAGCATTTTTACTATCCATCTTGCCACCCTCCACGAAGGGTACCGGCGCATGCTCGGTATCGGCCCACTGAAATCGCAAATACAGGTTTTCCTTATCGTGCATTGCTTGTACTACCACCGGAATACTTCCTCGCTTGCCGGGTATCACCTGAGACTCAAGCTTTTCACCGGAAACTATTTTCTGTCCTATGTCCGCCGTTTCTTCATCATGGCAATCAACACAACGATCACCCTTTTTGAAGGAACGAGCGCCGCCGTGCCTACGGCCTAACACCCACTCCATCGAGGCCTCGCCCGGATAAAACACAGTAACATTACGCACCGGGGCAGGACTCCAATCAAGTGATGAGGTGCTGACTGGTGCTGCGCCAACAATATCCGCCACGACTGAAGTTGCCTGCGCGATAGCGACATCTTCAGCAAAGTTTGTTGCAGCCGGTTGTTCATTTGACTCTTTCGCCGCCGCCTGCTCTTCCAAAAACTTAACCCACTGCGGTGGTAACGGAATTGCACGGTCAGGTTTTGGTGCCGTTAACTTATCCAGCTCTTCATCTGCTAACTGATCATGAACCGCTTTGTGCGCAATACCTTTATGGCAATCGATACAGGTATTACCGGCCTGCATCGCATTCATGTGCTGTTTACGCGCCCGAGGTTTCTGAGTTTCCGGGGTCATGGTGTTATAGTCGTGGCAGTTACGGCACTCTCGTGAATTGGTATCCTTCATGTCATGCCAAACATTTTTAGCCAGTTTTAGGCGCTTAGCATCAAATTTTTCTGGCGTATTAATACTGCCTAAGGCTTTATGCAGCAATTCATTGGAAGCTTTGATTTTACGTACGAATTTGTAGACCCAAGGATCCGGCACGTGGCAATCTGAACAGGTTGCACGCACACCGCTACGGTTAGTGTAGTGGATCGTCTTGGTGTACTCTTGATAGACATTTTCTTCCATCTCATGGCAGCTGATACAGAAACCAAGCGTATTGGTCGCCTCCATCGCCGTGTTAAAACCACCCCAGAAGATAACGCCTGCCAACATGAATATCAGAGCGGTACCAATTGTAGTGCCTAATATCAGCTTATTGGAAAGCCAGCTTTTTAATTTGTTTGTTATTCCCATCACAGGGACTCCCCAGGAAAGAAGAAAATAATGGATCTGTCGTCAGGTTAAAAAGGCGAGATGGGTTCCCCCACCTCGCCTGCGTAACATTCACCTCATAACAAGTTAGGTTACGTGGTTAGTACGGTTGTAAACATTAAACTTACCCGTTGGTGTAGTTAGGCCTTTGATGCGTTTTTTCTCTTTAAGAGTTTTGGCATCGTAGACAACAATTTCACCTGAGGCATTTTTGTTGTCCTTACGGTTCCAGACAGAGACCCAAACTTCACTACCGTCTTTGCTGTATTCCATATGAACGGCTACTTTACCTTCGTCTTTAGTCACGCGGATTGTTTTCACAATTTTACGTGTCTTTTTGTCGAAAACCTGCACACTTTGCTGAATTTCCGGCTCTGGGTGTAAAGTCTGATCCGCCCAAACATACTGAGAGGTCGGGTGGGTTCGAATAAACACCCCAGGCCCTTCAGTTTCGACTTCGTAGCACAGCTTCCAAGCTTGATCTTTATGCTTGGCTGGGTCATTGCCCCAAACAGAGACTAGACCAACACCTAGGTGAGTAGTACCCGCAACTGGGCCGCATTTCGGATCATTCCAGTTCGCACCAGGGCCAGGGTGTGGCTTGGCGTCTGTATCAATCATAGCTTCAAGCTTACGTTCTTTGGTATCAACGACAACCATTTTATCGGACGCATTTGCCGCAATTTGGAAGTAACGCCCGGTTGGATCAAAGAAGCCGTCGTGCAAGAACTTGGCTGAATTGATCTGCTCTATGCGCAGATTATCCAGATCAGAGTAATCCACCTGCCACATTTGACCCAGCTCTTTTACCGCGACTAGGAACGTGGGTTCATTTGGAGTTGTGTAGATTGCCGCTACTCGTGCTTCGTTAACATAGTTACCATCAACATCGATACCGCGCGTCGAAACAACTTTCAACGGCTCCATGGTTTTGGCATCCAAAATAACGAAGTGAGGCGGCCAGTAACCACCACCAATCACGTATTTTCCATCGCCAGATACAGCTACGTCACGCGCATCGTAGGCCATTTGCGTTTCTGCCACCAACATACTGCCGGGCTTCTGCCACAAATCAATTTTGGTCATCTTGCCATCGCGGCCCTGGGTGTACCAGAAACGACCAGCAATTCCACCATCAACGATTTTCTCTTTGTTATGGTGTTCAGAGGCTTTAATTACGTGTACCGCATAGCCGGTATCAATGTGGTCAATCACTTCATGGGTATCGCCATCGATAACGGCAACTTTACCCGCATCGCGTTCGATAACGACAAAAAAGTTTTCCCAATTACGTCCGTGCAAAGGTTTAGTCGGGTAGTCTTTAGGATCAATATAAACCTTGTGACGCTCTTTCATTAATGAAAGTGGCATTTCCGGCGGGATAGGTGGTTCGATCTGAATGTACTTAGCCAACAAATCAATTTCAGCTTTACTGAAAGTGTCATCGAAGTTGTTCATACCGCCTTCGGTACCCAACTCGATAATACGACTAAGACGTTGCGTACCTTTTTCTAGGGTGTCTTTCGGTAACAGACTTTTACCAGTGGCACCTTTACGCAGCACACCATGACAACCAGCACAGCGTTGAAAGTACATTGATTTAGCTTTTTCAAATTCTGCGGGAGTTAAGGTCGGTGCGGCATTGGTCGCAGCCTGCACAGCACTCCCCAAACCTAAACCTAGCGTTAATGCTAGTGTTGATAGGGCTAGTCTAGAGCGTTTCATTGATGATCTCCTTTGGTTTTGTAGAAATCGGTTCTCACTATCCCTTTTTACCCCAGGTGAATTTAGCGAAAACCTGTTCTTCTTAATTATCTTTGCTCTCTTCAGAGTCGAATAACTGACTACAACTATAGTGACTAGCACATAGAGCAATTTGATCGAGATCAATAGTTATTGGCGAAAAAGTATGTCAAAAAACGACAAATACCACTTAGGAGGTAACTCGAAAAATACAGAATATTTATTTAAAAACAGAGAGTTATATTTTGAACGAAGAAATATAAAGAGACGCACACGCACCCGAGTTTATTGGGGGTATTTTATCAACTTACAGCAATTTGATTATCAAAATGACGCTAAAAATTAACTTTTAGCCTTCAATCTAGAGCCTATTTCCCAGTTCGGAGAGACCAACCTGGAGCCCTGACACTACATTCTATCCATCACTTCGATACCCAGCAGGTTGAGTCCGGTATGCAGCGTCCTTTCCGCCAACTGACACAATCGCAAACGACTCTCGCGTATTTCTGCTGCGATACCCTGCTTAAGAATTGGGCAGTTTTCATAAAAACCCATGGTGTCACTGGCCAGTTCGTAAAGATAGCCACAAAGTTGATGCGGAGTACATTCCAAAGCAACTTGCTCAATCGTTTCAGAAAACTGTAGTAATTTTAACGCCAGCTGCACTTCACTCGGCTCAATGAGTTGGATTACCCGTTGCGTCGCCTCAGCATCGATCTCCGCTTTACGGAAAATGCTTTGAATACGCGTATAGGCATATTGCAAATAGGGCGCAGTATTGCCCTCAAAACTCAGCATGCTATCCCAATTAAACACGTAATCACTGGTGCGATGCTTAGATAAATCGGCATATTTCACCGCGCCAATACCAACCTTTGCAGCGATCTCTGCACGCTCCTGAGCGCTTAATTCATGGTTTTTACTCGCCACTAATTGATCTGCCCTTGTGACTGCTTCATCCAACAATTCAGCCAATTTGACAGTGCCGCCACTACGTGTTTTAAACGGCTTACCATCTGTTCCCATCATGGTGCCAAAAGCAAGATGCTCAAGAGAAACTTCTTCGCCAACCCAACCCGCCTTACGGGCTATGGTATAAACCTGTTGCAGGTGGAGTGATTGTCTGGCATCAACGAAATAAAGCACTCGGTCTGCCTTTAACTGATCATTACGATAGCGTAATGCTGCCAAATCTGAAGTAGCGTAGAGATAACCGCCATCGGATTTTTGTACTATAACCGGTGACGGTTTGCCCTCTTTATCGGCAAACTCATCGAGAAAAACTACCTGTGCACCTTGATCGGTTACCGCCAAACCCTTTGCTTTTAGTTCAGCTACCACGTGCGGCAGATCTTCGTTATAGGCGCTCTCTGGCATGATATGCTCATGCGATAAGGTCACCTTCAACTTTTTATAGATCGCTTCGCTATGAGCAATGGAGACATCGATAAATTTCTGCCACAACTTTAAGCAGTGTGCATCTCCCGCCTGTAACTTTACCACATACTCACGAGCACGATTGGCAAACGTGACATCTTCATCGAAGCGAATTTTGGCTTCCCGATAAAAAGTCTCTAAATCTTCCAGCGCGACTTCAGCCAATGCCTGTTCCGCCGACAATCGATCTTCTAAGTGCGCAATCAACATACCAAATTGGGTACCCCAATCACCCATGTGGTTCTGCCGAATCACTTTGTCGCCCATAAACTCAAGTACACGGACTACCGCGTCACCAATAATAGTGCCGCGCAAATGTCCAACGTGCATTTCCTTGGCCAAATTCGGTGCCGAATAATCTACAACTACCGTTGCAGGGGCAGCATGACGGGCAACTCCTAAATGCGAATTCTGTAATGATTCTTCACACTGTCTCGCCAACCAATCTGGCGATAAATGGATATTAATAAACCCCGGCCCGGCAATTTCAATTTTTTCCGCAACATCCGTCAAGTACAGTTGCTTGACGATGGCCTCTGCCAATTCTCTCGGGTTAGTTTTCATTTGTTTTGCCGCAGGTAAAGCGCCATTAGCCTGATAGTGACCAAATTCAGGACGCGTACTTTGCGTTAGTAGAACGGCGTTTTCTGCTGCAAGCCCGGCGGCATCCATTGCCTGCTTAACCTGATTCGATAGATATTGTCTTATATTCATGTGCTGAATTTGAACCAATTACTTGAAAACCAAATGAACCCGAAGGGGGCGGCGTAGTATAGCCGAAGCCGATGATTTATTAAACGAAGCCTTGCACAGAGCATGCGTCTTTCCCAAGCATTTGATATATTGCCAAGAACAAGTGATTAAAGAGATTCCGCGCACAATGAAAAAAGAAGCTTACCGGGTGATCTTTAAAGGCGAATTAGCGTCAGATGCTGAACCTAACCAAGTCAAGATCGGCATGGCCAAGCTGTTTAAGCTAAACCCAGCACTACCCGACCACTTAGCTAAATTACGGCGGATGTTTTCAGGTAGAAACATCGTGATAAAAGATAACCTCACGAAAGCCGAAGCCGAAAAGTACCAGCAGGCCATTTCACTGGTCGGTGGTGTCAGCCAAATTGAATTGACCCCTGAGGCCGATCAGCGCAAAGATCAGCGCCGCAAACAGAGCGAAAGACGTGCGGTACGCCGAACTTCCTCCATCCTCCCGGATAGAAGAAAAAACACCGGACGTAGGCAAACAGACCCAAACAACGAATAGAGCGCCTTACATTTCAATTAATAGTTTTTACTTCCGGATAAAGCTTATTTAATGGTATTGACAGCCCGTTATCACCAACGATTCTGGCATGACATCTACGCAGCAAACGCGGCTCTTTTACACCACAGGAATGGGCGATCATCTCAACTTCATGCATCATGTTGAGCGCATAGTGCTTTACCCGCTCCGACTTATCCATTGGATCAAGCCCCCGCTGTAGTCGCTTATCATGGGTGGTAATCCCGGTGGGGCAAGTATTTTTATTACACTGCATCGCCTGAATACAACCCAGTGCGAACATAAAACCACGGGCAGAGGTGACAAAATCTGCACCAATACTCAGCGCCCAGGCAACCCCAGAAGGAGTAATTAATTTGCCCGCAGCAACTACCTTCACCCGCTCACGTAAATGGTATTCCTGAAGCTTATCCACTAACATGGGCAGGCTTTCCTTCAAAGGCAGCCCCATATAATCAATCAAACTTTGTGGCGCGGCACCAGAACCACCATCAGCACTATCTAGCGCGATAAAATCAGGTGC contains:
- the ald gene encoding alanine dehydrogenase; the encoded protein is MLIGVPKEIKNHEYRVGLAPSSVRELAAHGHVVVVERNAGASIGFTDDQYIAAGARVEESAEQIFAQAEMIIKVKEPQPNECKMLREGQLLYTYLHLAPDPQQTELLVASGATCVAYETVTDARGGLPLLAPMSEVAGRMSIQAGAHHLEKAQGGSGVLLGGVPGVAPGKVLIIGGGVVGTNAAQMAVGMRADVIILDRSTPRLRELDDLFGNQIKTVYSTVDAIDYYSASADLVIGAVLIPGAAAPKLLRKEHLANMRPGSVVCDVAIDQGGCFETSKATTHQSPTYVVDDIIHYCVANMPGGVARTSTMALNNATLPFALALANKGYKQALLDDPHLMNGLNVHQGKVTYRAVSDALDYDYVPAKEALG
- a CDS encoding alpha/beta fold hydrolase produces the protein MTGKKASPDSVHPTKTDRRSFNTWETFTSMARVGISLPLLFTPQLVSLGTELTRIISGKSTLQPGLNDYRFKDPAWETNPIYKASMQTYLAWCGYLQGLIDETPLSEDEKLQAKTAIERLTHSLSPSHPGASLDAVQHTIKARGASLVHGLNRMTSDVLGLEEPVISSVSSKLTIGKDIAITAGSVVFRNELLELIQYKTVSAKVYREPILLISSPINKFYIYDLYPHNSLTHYLVEAGFQVFTLSWRNPSQKHKHWNLESYIESLLDATETVHAISGNTKLHLFGYSAGGIFAALLSSILAQRDGIEATTASFVVTNFYTQTRAQVGIAISQQMLLAAKTLLKLRGILEGKELARMFAWLRPNCLLWNAWTCNYFAGEDQPTADVRYWNTDIPRIPNSLFCDFLDLYSDDYLLQPGHLTLCGYPVDLSLITGDKYFVAGSSDHITPWEYCYQSSLKLSGQREFVLVNRGHMRSLICPEGSKAARFYTNTRADENYSDWLSEATQHQGSWWSHWIDWLQQRSTNTKNNLHKLGNTEFPPLAPAPGKYVIE
- a CDS encoding Lrp/AsnC ligand binding domain-containing protein — protein: MKPSAAQLNRIDRHILRILQQEGRTSYAELARQVGLTTTPCIERVKRLEREGYIKGYTAILTPEFLDAGLIVFVQIRLARTSPETFEDFKHAVINLPEVQECYLVSGNFDYLLKARVANMAAYREFLGETLLTVPGVNESTSIVVMEAVKETLTIPISYQ
- the lhgO gene encoding L-2-hydroxyglutarate oxidase gives rise to the protein MIYDYIIIGGGIIGLATAWQLQQQQPQPSILLLEKESDFAQHQTGRNSGVIHAGVYYAPGSLKARFCREGLAATLTFCHRYNIPYQQCGKLLVATNKLEAQRMAALRERCEQNQISVTALSQNQLKDREPAINGIGALYVETTGIVDYLAVSRRMAREFSTAGGKYLLEHEVVGLSESSEEVLVNTKHDTFRCRFLITCAGLMADRMARLLSIPIDFQIIPFRGEYYQLPARLNGLIKHLVYPIPDPALPFLGVHLTRMIDGSITVGPNALLGWKREGYGKFNLNIKDSYEMLSFPGFWASMKQQFIPGLVELKNAWFKSSYLKQVQKYCPQIQTDDLLPHATGIRAQAVLKDGSMVQDFLFAESHRSLHVCNAPSPAATSAIPIGNYICEKIRLKHDKLSRR
- a CDS encoding cupredoxin domain-containing protein; this translates as MIKSLIKVDKMMGQYLCAVLNNKHLFLVIMLILANLAQADTVEVEIFKKQYIPQELTINKGDTVRWVNKEKRQYHSVYFEALDEKDGEYFWPDEVFERTFERAGSFPYRCGPHPEMTGIIHVRGDDK
- a CDS encoding phosphate/phosphite/phosphonate ABC transporter substrate-binding protein, encoding MLRVKTTRCFAVFILFFTHFSFAEPSIELQDKQVINRSTFVVGKVSSNFRKHRKMLAPMAAYLAKNMSDLGIQSGAVLLAKNNEEMIQFLKQGKVDLVTETPFSAMLYTLEAPAEPIVRKWKKGVPTYYSIIFARNDSGINQLSDLPGKTLAFEDPGSTSAYMLPLATLLRQGYTLVAKESKNFIVPDDMIGYIFSGAEQHTSQLVIRGVADAGAISNLDWDKPDHIPIAHKRNYHIIHRSSAIPRAIEVIRSDLDANIKARTKALLLNAHNDPQASRALKRYQKTKRFDELDEETLIRLEEIKKFSYLFSTPN